Proteins encoded within one genomic window of Acipenser ruthenus chromosome 32, fAciRut3.2 maternal haplotype, whole genome shotgun sequence:
- the LOC117404933 gene encoding uncharacterized protein LOC117404933, with protein MDITVKNAVLKICKAEAVRKETELLMKPYANWEEYLMPGPLSIAILGELVFISSNTDFSINKNPPKDGFKYIKYPNSFRASLMQVTNLGWIAFNEAHKNMDQIRLHSNNVPSYMKMTVKTLLQDNIQIVQALLPDQLKNIRTIADECTRLAESTEKKFTDVILLIQELLEACLNSKQCYEEDVKEVQLKLEEAKLKKESAEKAKAMAEIYFGKMDKQLDEVHKQFTSAMESMPSGWEMFGMAMLEGLANSVSGFLAASSLPSKIVSLVKDFTGQNPADSNPFAANNVYSKSGQLLILAEQINSFVDKDKIKWSEVYDQKTSSAKSSCLKKQFQNIESSLEIEENCQPKVKSIEVCKDAMSICDLLTEFAPEIGCKPEQEKDLITKIQNLKAQTEQLDSESKAFTNSSSFSATPPQMAQKTQSGGNTSVTQMITDNIHFRIEQSRAQQEKVQEMYQKSMENLEKNNKELSEILVTMRCCEIKEIDFNTTVKMLAKGLDAMGRVKEQWEKMVRFFQMISNLINTCLNTSLKRFISTADNIQGIQGYSSNALIKDMIYTQAFNASNIANLVYMISGTYTEVSSRYLMDRVSSLGKLMALDPKNPTFESERTKLANDCDSAQNEIYKLALKRKEDFERDSKKRVEMIAQELLAVLPPASDEKINKIKDNVQTGMKEITAAEEDQFG; from the coding sequence ATGGATATTACAGTGAAAAATGCCGTTCTGAAGATTTGCAAGGCTGAAGCCGTGAGGAAAGAAACTGAATTGCTGATGAAACCTTACGCTAACTGGGAAGAATACCTGATGCCCGGCCCACTCTCTATAGCTATTTTAGGAGAGCTTGTCTTTATTTCTTCCAATACAGATTTCTCTATAAATAAAAATCCACCAAAGGATGGGTTCAAGTACATCAAATACCCCAATTCGTTCCGAGCCTCTCTCATGCAGGTCACCAATTTAGGGTGGATCGCCTTCAATGAGGCCCACAAGAACATGGACCAAATCCGACTCCACTCCAACAACGTACCAAGCTACATGAAAATGACAGTGAAGACACTTCTTCAAGACAACATTCAAATCGTCCAGGCATTACTCCCAGATCaacttaaaaacataagaacaatcGCCGATGAGTGCACGAGGCTTGCAGAGTCAACAGAGAAGAAATTCACTGATGTTATTCTTCTCATCCAGGAATTGCTAGAGGCCTGTTTGAACTCAAAGCAGTGTTACGAAGAAGACGTCAAGGAGGTCCAGTTGAAATTGGAGGAAGCAAAGTTGAAGAAAGAGTCAGCAGAGAAAGCCAAAGCAATGGCAGAAATTTATTTTGGTAAGATGGACAAGCAACTGGATGAAGTTCATAAACAGTTCACATCAGCAATGGAGTCCATGCCCAGTGGCTGGGAAATGTTTGGCATGGCCATGCTGGAAGGATTGGCAAATAGCGTGTCTGGTTTTTTGGCAGCATCTTCACTACCTTCCAAAATTGTGTCTTTAGTAAAAGATTTTACTGGACAGAATCCAGCAGATTCTAACCCCTTTGCAGCAAACAACGTTTATTCCAAATCAGGGCAACTCCTGATACTGGCAGAGCAGATCAACAGCTTTGTGGACAAAGACAAGATCAAATGGAGTGAAGTGTATGACCAAAAGACAAGCTCTGCAAAATCATCCTGTTTGAAGAAGCAATTCCAAAACATTGAAAGTTCACTTGAAATTGAAGAAAACTGCCAGCCTAAAGTGAAGTCAATAGAGGTTTGTAAGGATGCCATGTCTATCTGTGACCTCTTGACAGAATTTGCACCCGAAATAGGCTGTAAACCAGAACAGGAGAAGGATCTCATTACCAAGATCCAGAACCTGAAAGCACAGACAGAGCAGCTTGACTCCGAGAGCAAGGCTTTCACAAATTCTTCAAGCTTTTCTGCCACTCCGCCACAAATGGCCCAAAAAACACAAAGTGGAGGCAATACAAGTGTCACCCAAATGATAACTGACAACATCCATTTCCGTATAGAGCAGAGCCGAGCCCAGCAGGAGAAAGTCCAAGAGATGTACCAGAAAAGTATGGAAAACCTTGAGAAGAACAACAAGGAGCTATCAGAGATCCTGGTCACAATGAGATGCTGTGAGATTAAGGAAATCGACTTCAATACAACCGTGAAGATGCTGGCCAAGGGCCTTGATGCAATGGGACGGGTGAAGGAGCAATGGGAGAAAATGGTCCGGTTCTTCCAGATGATCTCCAATTTAATCAACACCTGCCTCAACACGTCTCTGAAGAGGTTTATCTCTACTGCTGATAACATTCAAGGTATACAAGGCTATTCCTCCAATGCCTTAATAAAAGACATGATTTACACCCAGGCTTTCAATGCTTCTAACATTGCCAACCTGGTCTACATGATCTCAGGAACCTACACAGAGGTCTCCAGCAGGTATCTCATGGACAGAGTCAGCAGCCTTGGGAAGCTCATGGCCTTAGACCCCAAAAACCCCACCTTTGAAAGCGAGCGTACAAAACTGGCAAATGACTGTGACTCTGCACAGAATGAAATCTATAAACTTGCATTGAAGAGGAAAGAGGACTTTGAAAGGGACTCAAAGAAGAGAGTTGAGATGATTGCTCAGGAGCTACTGGCAGTGTTGCCCCCAGCTTCAGATGAAAAGATTAATAAAATCAAAGACAACGTCCAAACAGGGATGAAGGAGATCACTGCTGCAGAGGAGGATCAATTTGGATAA